One Microplitis mediator isolate UGA2020A chromosome 3, iyMicMedi2.1, whole genome shotgun sequence DNA segment encodes these proteins:
- the LOC130664400 gene encoding pescadillo homolog codes for MVVIGKKKYKVGEGAQFLTRKAALKKLQLSLKDFRKLCILKGIYPREPRNRKRAQKGKTGIKTLYHVKDIQFLLHEPIIWKLRDYKVFSRKVGRAKAMRDFAAMKRYLQNHPTLKLDHIVKERYPTFMDALRDLDDCLTLCFLFSTFPSMAHIPRDQSVLCRKLTTEFMHAVISAKALRKVFVSIKGYYYQAEIQGQTVNWIVPHNFSFEPQSRAEVDFKVMSTFVEFYIVMLGFVNFRLYHSLNLFYPPKLTAAGGESEKALVDEEAYVDERVRALSVPLVSLDPTSQAAEENEVDEFPVTDNADAEQARKEAEKKRKLKTLFKDLKFFINREVPRQELVFCILSFGGKVSWDKMSFVGATFDEDDETITHQIVDRPSMGKSFLSRYYVQPQWVFDCINAMELLPVEEYLMGAVLPPHLSPFDNQLDQTYIPPEERAMRDPSYKLTKWQDDEEEEEDDDDADADADDKEEGNPEEDQEEMEEEVEEEEEDEGEEVDKEKLRLKKKKNMKVKAGELVKEEPWAKAKQEKQEFHLREKMIPKKHRNLYKSMVAGREKRAKEIWLLKKKRRLHDEEAKKAVKETRKAKRSAAADFF; via the exons atggtaGTGATAGGCAAGAAAaag tacaAAGTAGGAGAGGGAGCGCAGTTTTTAACCCGGAAAGCAGCTTTGAAAAAACTCCAGCTATCATTGAAAGACTTCAGAAAGTTATGTATCCTGAAGGGAATTTACCCACGTGAGCCCCGAAACCGTAAGCGTGCACAGAAAGGTAAGACAGGAATAAAAACTCTATATCATGTCAAAGACATCCAATTTTTGCTCCACGAGCCGATTATCTGGAAGCTGCGGGATTACAAAGTCTTCAGTCGCAAAGTTGGTCGTGCAAAAGCCATGCGCGATTTCGCGGCAATGAAACGTTACTTGCAAAATCATCCGACTCTGAAGCTGGACCACATCGTCAAGGAAAGATACCCGACATTTATGGACGCGCTCCGTGATTTAGATGATTGTCTTACTCTTTGTTTCTTGTTTTCGACCTTCCCGTCAATGGCACACATTCCCCGAGACCAGTCGGTCCTGTGCCGGAAGCTCACCACCGAGTTCATGCACGCGGTGATCTCCGCCAAGGCTCTAAGGAAAgtttttgtttcaataaaaGGTTACTATTATCAAGCAGAGATCCAAGGTCAGACGGTGAACTGGATCGTGCCTCATAATTTCTCATTCGAGCCTCAGTCTCGCGCGGAAGTTGACTTCAAAGTGATGTCCACTTTCGTCGAGTTCTATATCGTCATGCTGGGCTTCGTTAACTTCCGACTTTACCACTCCCTCAATTTGTTTTACCCGCCAAAGCTGACTGCTGCTGGTGGAGAAAGCGAGAAGGCTCTCGTTGACGAGGAAGCTTACGTTGACGAGCGTGTTCGCGCTCTGAGTGTTCCACTGGTAAGTCTAGATCCAACTTCTCAGGCAGCTGAAGAGAACGAGGTCGACGAGTTCCCGGTAACTGATAACGCAGATGCTGAGCAGGCTCGCAAAGAGGCCGAGAAGAAGAGGAAGCTCAAGACTTTGTTCAAAgatcttaaatttttcatcaatcgcGAGGTTCCCAGGCAGGAATTGGTCTTTTGTATTTTGTCTTTCGGGGGAAAGGTTTCTTGGGATAAGATGTCATTCGTTGGAGCGACTTTTGATGAAGATGATGAAACTATCACTCATCAGATCGTCGACAGACCGTCGATGGGAAAAAGTTTTCTGTCCAGGTATTACGTCCAGCCCCAGTGGGTCTTTGATTGTATCAATGCCATGGAGTTACTTCCGGTTGAGGAATATCTGATGGGTGCTGTTTTGCCACCGCATCTGTCGCCGTTTGATAATCAGCTTGACCAGACTTACATTCCACCGGAAGAACGGGCGATGCGTGATCcttcttataaattaactaaatggcaagatgatgaagaagaagaagaagatgatgatgatgctgatgctgatgctgatgataAAGAAGAGGGAAACCCTGAGGAAGATCAGGAAGAAATGGAGGAAGAAGTTGAAGAAGAAGAGGAAGACGAAGGCGAAGAAGTTGACAAAGAAAAGTTGCGACtcaagaagaagaaaaatatgaaagttaAGGCTGGAGAATTAGTTAAAGAAGAGCCATGGGCTAAAGCCAAACAGGAGAAACAAGAATTCCATCTTAGAGAAAAAATGATACCGAAAAAACACAGGAATCTCTACAAGAGCATGGTCGCGGGTCGCGAAAAACGCGCGAAGGAGATCTGGTTGCTGAAAAAGAAGCGAAGGCTACACGACGAAGAGGCAAAAAAAGCCGTCAAAGAAACGCGCAAAGCCAAAAGATCTGCAGCCGCTGATTTCTtctag
- the LOC130665675 gene encoding uncharacterized protein LOC130665675 isoform X2 translates to MADMALDDIIKKKKLPRATASKPNRGGLRNGPARGQRQNVPTNRIKRPEVITDARMKIIQKNRAKLTDARDKLAEIAKQSDARLKLEKLRANFKKTPASSSFRGNISRKAGRNGKLLLTTNKIPPLLGSLSGYGLPGPGHGLGHGPGPGSGMIAHGGRHGMGPGVGSLGPGLGGPTVTRTVNYRPPINHYQVEDPVIDYQNDYAMEVPLRRTVNNEYASTPPPPPPVFNIKNSPAPNYLNNWTSKQPNISSSSSSASRLNNIQPSRTSGRSLRKTSEIERPRQLKVVTRTPLVSSQKIEPAYHDEDWSFETGSKSRTIINDDDDLNDDDDKYYSRSSRQPGVKSRLDSNLKSKPVMRTKTTSQTTGYRIVVSNLQAEVTQEDIKELFEDVGELLVSRLVRPGTAEVIYKTLKDATKAVETYHNRQLDGHPMKCLLVNPRPKNNPTAPAIKKIGKY, encoded by the exons atggcCGATATGGCTCTCGACgatattataaaaaagaaaaaattaccgCGAGCAACAGCTTCAAAACCTAATCGTGGCGG ATTAAGAAATGGTCCAGCCAGAGGACAACGTCAGAATGTCCCTACTAATCGCATCAAGAGGCCCGAGGTGATAACAGATGCGcgcatgaaaataattcaaaaaaatcgtgCAAAGTTGACAGACGCACGTGATAAATTAGCAGAAATAGCAAAGCAGAGTGACGCGCGTTTGAAACTAGAAAAATTACGCGCTAATTTTAAGAAGACACCTGCTAGTTCATCATTCCGCGGTAATATTTCGCGCAAAGCCGGTCGCAATGGGAAATTACTGCTGACGACAAATAAAATTCCACCTTTGCTTGGATCTCTGAGTGGGTATGGATTACCAGGACCTGGACATGGTCTTGGCCATGGACCTGGACCTGGGTCGGGGATGATAGCGCATGGAGGCAGACATGGAATGGGTCCGGGTGTAGGCAGTCTTGGTCCTGGTCTTGGTGGACCAACGGTAACGCGAACGGTAAATTATCGTCCACCAATTAATCATTATCAGGTTGAAGACCCGGTCATCGACTACCAGAATGACTATGCTATGGAAGTACCTCTTAGACGTACGGTCAATAACGAGTATGCGTCGACGCCGCCTCCACCACCGCCAGTTTTCAATATCAAGAATTCGCCAGCGCCCAATTACCTCAACAACTGGACTAGCAAGCAGCCAAATatcagtagtagtagtagtagtgcCAGTAGATTAAATAACATCCAGCCTTCGAGGACCAGTGGGAGATCGTTACGGAAAACCAGCGAAATAGAACGGCCGCGTCAGTTGAAAGTCGTCACCCGGACGCCCCTGGTCTCCTCACAAAAAATAGAGCCGGCTTATCACGACGAGGACTGGAGCTTCGAGACCGGGAGCAAGTCCAGGACCATCATCAATGACGACGATGATCTGAATGATGATGACGACAAGTACTACTCCCGGTCTTCAAGGCAGCCGGGTGTCAAATCGCGACTGGACTCAAATCTCAAGTCGAAACCAGTGATGAGAACCAAGACGACGTCCCAGACCACGGGCTACCGGATCGTCGTGTCCAATCTGCAGGCTGAGGTCACGCAGGAGGATATCAAGGAGCTGTTTGAAGACGTGGGAGAGCTTCTGGTCTCGCGACTGGTGCGCCCGGGCACTGCTGAAGTCATCTACAAGACGCTCAAGGATGCTACCAAGGCGGTGGAGACTTACCACAACCGGCAGCTTGATGGTCATCCTATGAAGTGTCTTCTCGTCAATCCCAGACCCAAGAACAACCCTACTGCTCCTGCT atCAAGAAGATCGGGAAGTACTAG
- the LOC130665675 gene encoding uncharacterized protein LOC130665675 isoform X1 yields the protein MADMALDDIIKKKKLPRATASKPNRGGLRNGPARGQRQNVPTNRIKRPEVITDARMKIIQKNRAKLTDARDKLAEIAKQSDARLKLEKLRANFKKTPASSSFRGNISRKAGRNGKLLLTTNKIPPLLGSLSGYGLPGPGHGLGHGPGPGSGMIAHGGRHGMGPGVGSLGPGLGGPTVTRTVNYRPPINHYQVEDPVIDYQNDYAMEVPLRRTVNNEYASTPPPPPPVFNIKNSPAPNYLNNWTSKQPNISSSSSSASRLNNIQPSRTSGRSLRKTSEIERPRQLKVVTRTPLVSSQKIEPAYHDEDWSFETGSKSRTIINDDDDLNDDDDKYYSRSSRQPGVKSRLDSNLKSKPVMRTKTTSQTTGYRIVVSNLQAEVTQEDIKELFEDVGELLVSRLVRPGTAEVIYKTLKDATKAVETYHNRQLDGHPMKCLLVNPRPKNNPTAPAVRPLSESRRSGSTSYVQPSLGAVHRALFDDCHN from the exons atggcCGATATGGCTCTCGACgatattataaaaaagaaaaaattaccgCGAGCAACAGCTTCAAAACCTAATCGTGGCGG ATTAAGAAATGGTCCAGCCAGAGGACAACGTCAGAATGTCCCTACTAATCGCATCAAGAGGCCCGAGGTGATAACAGATGCGcgcatgaaaataattcaaaaaaatcgtgCAAAGTTGACAGACGCACGTGATAAATTAGCAGAAATAGCAAAGCAGAGTGACGCGCGTTTGAAACTAGAAAAATTACGCGCTAATTTTAAGAAGACACCTGCTAGTTCATCATTCCGCGGTAATATTTCGCGCAAAGCCGGTCGCAATGGGAAATTACTGCTGACGACAAATAAAATTCCACCTTTGCTTGGATCTCTGAGTGGGTATGGATTACCAGGACCTGGACATGGTCTTGGCCATGGACCTGGACCTGGGTCGGGGATGATAGCGCATGGAGGCAGACATGGAATGGGTCCGGGTGTAGGCAGTCTTGGTCCTGGTCTTGGTGGACCAACGGTAACGCGAACGGTAAATTATCGTCCACCAATTAATCATTATCAGGTTGAAGACCCGGTCATCGACTACCAGAATGACTATGCTATGGAAGTACCTCTTAGACGTACGGTCAATAACGAGTATGCGTCGACGCCGCCTCCACCACCGCCAGTTTTCAATATCAAGAATTCGCCAGCGCCCAATTACCTCAACAACTGGACTAGCAAGCAGCCAAATatcagtagtagtagtagtagtgcCAGTAGATTAAATAACATCCAGCCTTCGAGGACCAGTGGGAGATCGTTACGGAAAACCAGCGAAATAGAACGGCCGCGTCAGTTGAAAGTCGTCACCCGGACGCCCCTGGTCTCCTCACAAAAAATAGAGCCGGCTTATCACGACGAGGACTGGAGCTTCGAGACCGGGAGCAAGTCCAGGACCATCATCAATGACGACGATGATCTGAATGATGATGACGACAAGTACTACTCCCGGTCTTCAAGGCAGCCGGGTGTCAAATCGCGACTGGACTCAAATCTCAAGTCGAAACCAGTGATGAGAACCAAGACGACGTCCCAGACCACGGGCTACCGGATCGTCGTGTCCAATCTGCAGGCTGAGGTCACGCAGGAGGATATCAAGGAGCTGTTTGAAGACGTGGGAGAGCTTCTGGTCTCGCGACTGGTGCGCCCGGGCACTGCTGAAGTCATCTACAAGACGCTCAAGGATGCTACCAAGGCGGTGGAGACTTACCACAACCGGCAGCTTGATGGTCATCCTATGAAGTGTCTTCTCGTCAATCCCAGACCCAAGAACAACCCTACTGCTCCTGCTGTACGACCTCTTTCTGA atCAAGAAGATCGGGAAGTACTAGTTACGTCCAACCGAGTCTAGGTGCAGTACATCGTGCTCTATTTGACGACTGCCATAATTGA